DNA from Sulfodiicoccus acidiphilus:
ACGTGAGATCGGTCTCCGCACAGCTCGACCTCACTGACGAGTCGCTCCCCGAACTGGAGGCCTCGTGTCCTAGGGTTGTGGGGCTCCACGTAACGAGGGGAACGGAGGCCGAGGTACTCTCCTCTCTCTCTCCAGAGTGGGGCGTGGGCTTTGTGGGCACGGGCTACTCTAGGCTCTGCACAGAAGAGTCGGAGGAATCGCTGAGGTCCAAGGTCAAGGGGTACGTAGTGGTGGAGAGGGGAAGTGCGTCGGAGTACTGGGGTTTCTCTTCACCGGTGTTGTGTGCCCTCAAGAGGGCTCTGGATCCCCAGGGGGTCCTCTCCCCTGGAGTTTTCGACAACTGTCTGCCCCCCTCACGGGCAACGACTTATTAGGGGCGAAGCACAAGGTGCATTCGTGAGAACCGTGAAGCAGGTACAGTATGTATCACTTGAAGTACAAATGGACTCATCGGACGCCTTGAAGTTAGACGAGTTCCTAACCATTAGCGCGATCGAGGCGTGCGCCTAGTATTTACGCATAGCTCAACTTATTGTCGCTTTTACTTCCAAGTACGGCATTGGAATCCCTCTCAGGTGATCGCACACCCCCAATTCGTTAAAGCCCGTAAGGGAGACACTACCCGACCTTCATCGTTCCTAGGACCTCCCTAGGAGTGGCACTGATCTCACATCGAGGACATTTAGAAGTAACAACTAAATAGAAAGTGGTACAAAAACTGGGGTTGAGGGAGGGTAAAGTCTCCTCGGGGATGGAACAGATGGCAACTTATTTAAAGTTTAAATATTTCTTTTCAAAATGTCTGTCGTTGATACTAAAGACGCTCCTCCCCAGCTCTACTGGGGCTCAAAGGGATCGAGGGACAACCAGAATCTCCTCACTTCTCTGCAACTGAACTATAGCTCGGCGAAGAAATATCCCCTCTATTCGGACGAGGATTGTCATCTGAGCCACCTGACCGCCCCTCAAGAGATGTAGCCCCGGACCCACGGTGGGAACTACGAAACTCTTGGAGGGAGATCCTCCCAGGGTGGAGAGGAATTTGGACTCTAGGCTCTAGACCTCACGCTCTGGGAATTTAACAACTCCTTCCACACCTTAGCTCCTTCGTCGAGTCCCCTCACTACTTCGTAACCCATGTACATCCACGCCTGGAGTCCGCCTGCGAGGTAGTAGGCTCTGCGTCTGTAAAGGTGTGGCATGCCGAAGGTAGCGTAGTAGGCCCTGTTACCGTGTTCGCAGATCACGGCCACTTCCTTATCAGAGAAATAGTGCGATAGCTCCTCCAAGTAGTCCATGGGAATTAGAACCGAACCTGGAACGTGGTGCGCTACGTACTCCTGTGGAGTCCTTATGTCCAACATGAGGACCTTTCCTTGCTTCCACAACCTCCTCACGTCCGAGGGGTAAGAATACACGATGTGGTTGTAGTATGGCGTGTACGTGTTCTCCACTACCATCAATTGAGGTCAGGGAACAAGCTCCTGGAGCCCTAAATTCGCTATTTATTAATTGACGAGGACACTATTCCCGTGGAGATTATCTCTATTTTCGACTTTAATAATGCTACATCGTTTTGACGAAGACCAGCCCGTAGTGGTACGGGCCCACCTCGAACTCCCTCTCCAACTTCAGATCCCTGAAGTGTCTGAGGTAGTCTTCTTTGGACATCCTGATGGCCTGAGGCGGCCCCACGGGAGAGTCCCTCCTCCAGTCCACCACGATCACCTTTCCCCCAGACCTCAGGATCCTGAGCACCTCCTTGTATGCGGCCTCCCTGTCCATGTCGTGGAAGGAGTTAGCTAGGAATACTACGTCCACAGAGGCGGAAGGGATGGACGTCCTCGAGGAATCCTCGTTTAGTGCTACAACCTTGGGGGACAAGTCGCTCACCATGTGGACGAACTTAGCACTCCTGTCCACACAGTAAAGGGTAGAGGCGTATTTCACTAGGTACCTGCAGTAGTACCCTGGGCCGCAGCCCAACTCTGCTATCACCTCCCCTCCTCGAAGCAGGGAGGGGAGGAAGAGCTCCGGATCCTCGAACTTCCTCCTCTCCGGGCTCAGCAAGATCTTGGCCATCTCCTCTTCGTTGTGTCTATGCATCCTCTCACCTAACGACCGAGCCCACCACTCTCACTGGTTCCTGAACCACGTTGAACAGGTAGTCGAAGGCGTTGCTCAGGATCCTTTCCTTCACCATGGAGAGGTTCCTCCAATCGAATAGGGAAGGCTCGAGATAACACGTGAGGCCGCACCTGTTACAGGTCTCGTATTTCGACCAATCGTACGAGTTCCAGAGTTGCTCGATGTCGACTTCCCACGCTCTGGCCTCTCCCCTGTACTCGTTGAGTACGTAGCACGGACTCACTATCCTACCCTGTGGGTCCACGTTTATAGTGAGCCACGGCTTGCAGGTCCAAGGCTTTCCACCGTACCAAGAGGAGAGGATCGCCTCGAAGTACTCCTTCGAGTTAACTATGGGGGCTCCCTCGAGCTTCATCCTTAGCAGTGCCGTGAGGACTTCCCTCAACCTCTCCTTCTCGGGCGACATCTTCTCGGCAGTGGAGTAGTCGTAGGCGACCTGGAAGCTCACGCTCACGCCCAGTTCCTCCACCAGTCTCACCATTTCAGTGGCCTGGTGGAGGTTGTCCGAGCCCAACGTGACGTTGACGGTCGTCTCGACGTAGTCCTTGGCCATCCTTATTCCCTCCACCGTCTTCTTGAACGCCCCTTCCACCCCCCTTATTTTGTCGTGCACCTCCCCTATCCCGTCGAGGGAAACGAAGAGGTTCTCTAGGTACCTCCTGACTTCAGGGAACCTTTCCTTCAACATGACGCCGTTAGTCACTAGGGAGGTGTGAAACCTTTCGTGGGACTCCCTCAAGACTTCTGGAAGGTCCCTCCTGAGGAAGGGCTCTCCCCCTCGAACCCCATGAAGAGCACTCCTGCGTCGGCTAGGGCGTTCATCATCCTGACTTCCTCCTGGAGGGAGAGGAGCTTCTCGTCCTTCCTCCTCCAGAACGGACACATCCTGCACTTCAGGTTGCACGAATAGAGCAACTTGTGGCCGGCGATGAGGGGGAGCTTCCTTCCCCTAGCCTCCCTCATTCCCCGAGCTATTCCCCTGAGCAAGACCGGCCTGAAAGTGGCCATACCACGAATATTGCTATCGTAGATAAAAACTGTCGAGTAAACTCGAGTCGATTTGTCTTCTCTAAAGCTAGAAGACGTCGCTCAATCGCGGTAAGTTAGACTCAAAGTGCGCTAAGGAGGACTAGGGACCACCTCAAGAGACTATTCTCGTCGTCGAATCGACTTTTCCCGAACCTTTGTAGTGATCCGGAGGAACTTCGATGGGGCGAGCAAATTCCGCCGAGGTTACGTCTCCTCCACCGCGAAGAGGTTCTGCTTCGACTCGCTGGTAGGGATACGCTAATGGGGTTCCTATCATCGTAGGCGGCGAAGTGGTCGTGGGAAAGGATCCCTTCGTAGACGAAATAGGAGATAACCCATTGCCCCAATCGAGCCCTAGGTAGGACTCCACCACGTACTTCGTAAATGAGTCCGTTCCCGCATGGAGACAAGGTACTCCAACTTACAGGCGTTGGTTTGAACTAACCAAGCTAATTTAAACGGTCACTCTAGTTTGGCCTATGACCTTACCGTTTTCTCCTCAGGACTTCAAGGTGGAGTTGAGGGAGGAGCACGAGTTACTCAGGCAGTCGGTCAGGGAACTGTGCGAGAGCAGGGTCAGGCCCTACGTGGAAAAGGGGGAGAGGGAGATGGCGATACCGCCGGAGGTAAGGAAGGCGGTAGTGGACGCTGGCCTAATGGGACTGAACATTAAGCCCGATTACGGGGGACAGGGAGGGGACCTGTTGTCTCAGGCCATAGTGACGGAGGAAATCAGTCGCGTCTGGCCGTCGCTCTCGACCCACGTCTTCATTCACTGGCTCTTCAGTACCACCCTTCAGCTCTTCGCCTCCGAGAGGCTTCGCTCCGAGCACTTGCCCGAGGTCGCCTCCGGGAGGGCGGTGGTGGCCTTCGCCAACACCGAGCCCTCCGGGGGCTCCGACGTCGCGGGGATGAGGACCACCGCCAGGAAGGTCGGGTCGCACTACGTGATAAACGGGAGGAAGACCTTCGTCACGAACGGGGGGATTGCGGACAGGCTCCTCGTCACAGCCAGGACCTCCCAGGGGGAGAGGAGGTGGATGGGGATATCCATGTTCCTCGCCTCGAGGGAGCACGGTTTCAAGGTGGAGGGGAGGATAGAGACTTCAGGCGTCAGGGCGTCAAACACGGCCCAGCTCCTCTTCGAGGACGTGCGGGTCCCGGAGGGGAACCTGGTGGGGGAGGAGGGGAACGGCTTCAAGCAGACCATGCTCGCGTTCGACTACAGCAGGGTCTCGGTGGCCGCCCAGGGGGTGGGCCTCGCCCAGGCGGCCCTGGAGGCCTCCCTCTCCTACTCCTCCCAGAGGGAGGCCTTCGGCCAGCCCGTGGCCTCCTTCCAGATGGTCCAGGAGAGGTTGGCCGACGCGATGGCGGAGGTGGCCGCGGCGAGGCTGCTCACCTACTTCGCCGCCTCCCTCCTCGACAGGGGGAACCTCCAGGACGGGGTGGTGGCGGCGTCCATGGCGAAGTTCTACGCCACGGAGGTCGCGGAGAGGGCGGCGAGCAGGGCGATCGAGGTGCACGGGGGGTACGGGGTCTCCACGCCGGTGGAGAGGTTGCTGAGGGACTCCCAGATCCTGAAGACCTACGAGGGAACCAACATGATTCAGAGGTTGACAGTAGTTAGGCAAGTTATGAAGAGCAAGTTCGGGGTCAATGTCAGGTGAAGTACATAGGATCTCCCGTCAGGCGAGTTGAGGACCCGAGGTTCGTAAAGGGGAGGGGAAGGTACGTCGACGACCTATGGCTACCTGGTATGCTCCACCTCGCGGTCCTCAGGTCTCCCTACGCCAGAGCGAGGTTCAAGGTCTTCACCGACGCGATAACTGGAGAACACGCCAAGGACTTCGTATCGCCTAACTTCTTCGCTCCCCTGTACCCCAAGGAGAGGGTTCTTCCACTTGGTCAGGCATCGTATTACGGCGAACCAGTCGCCCTGGTGTTGGGGAGGGACCCCTACGAGGCTAGGGACGCTCTAGACGATCTGGAGGTAGAGTGGGATCCCCTCCCTCCGGTCCTAGACCCGGAGGAGGCACTAAACGCGGATCCCATACACCCCGACGTACCTAACCTAGTGTATCGCGACCAGTTCTTCTACGGGGAGTTCAGGGAAGGTGACAAGCTGGAGAAGAGCTTCAGGTACAACAGACAATCTCCGTCTCCCATCGAACCTAACGCCGTGGTCGCAGACTACGACCCGCACGGCGGCCTCACCGTGTACGCCAACACACAGGTCCCTCAAGTTTTCAGGACGGCCTTGGCGGTAACCTTCGGGTTACCGAGGTCTAGGGTCACCTTGAAGGTGCCAGACTCGGGCGGGGGGTTCGGAGGGAAGATCTTCATAAAACCCATTCTCCTAGCAACTTTGGCCTCCATGGTGTCTGGGAGACCGGTGAAGTACGTGGAGACTAGGACTGAACACCTCGTCGCCGCAGTCCACGGACCCGATAGGAGGTACAGGGCAGTACTTCACCACAGTGGAGAGAAGGTGTTGGGTTTGGAGGTGGAGCTACTAGAGGACTTCGGGGCCTACCTCCACACCTATCAACCCCTGCCTGTCCTTAGGCAGATATACCACCTCGCGGGCGCCTACGACGTGAAGTTCGTCTCGCTGCGGGTGAAGGGAGTCCTCACTAACAAGGCTCCAACAGGTCCCTACAGGGGCCTTGGGATCCCTCCGGCCGTCCTAGTGCTGGAGAACCTTGTGAGCTCCTTGGCTAGAAAGGTGGGCGTCGATCAATTCCAAGTCAGGGAGTCCAACTTAATCAGGAGGACCCCCTTCAACTCCATCACCGGTGCCGTCTACGACAGCGGGGACTACCTGGAGTCCCTCAGGAGGTTGGCCCGGGAGGTGGATCGCGGAAGGAGGGGATTGGGAGTGGCCTTCGCTCTGGAACCGGGCTCCTCTCTGGCCTTTCAGACGTTAGTCGTCAAATCCCCTAGGACCCCCTACTACGAGGGTGCCTACGTGAAGATGGACAGTAGCGGCGAGGTGGTGGTGACCATGAGTACCAACTCCATGGGCACCGGCCACGAGACAGCAATTTCGCAAGTCGTAGCGGACACCCTGGGAGTAGACATGGACTCCGTCTTGGTCAGACTAGGCGACTCCGACGGCCCTCCTGGTACGGGTTTCTACGGAAGTAGGTTCTCTGTTGTGTCCATATCCGCCGTCTACGTAGCCGCCCTCAAGCTGAGGGAGAGGATGCGCACAGTGGCGTCGAAGCTATTTAACGTCGAGGCCTCTCAGGTGGAGTTCAGGGACGGGACGGTTTACGTGGGTTCAAGGAAGCTCTCGACCGTGAGGGAACTGGCTAACGCGGCGTACAACAGGTCCCACTTCCTGGGACTTGAGGAGGTTGGCCTTGAGGCTTCGGCGGTGATCAATTCCCCCAACGTTAACGTGGCTGACGAGTCCAGGAGAGTCAACTTCTCCTCCACATACGGCGTGAACGCCCACGCGGTCCTCGTGGACGTGGACGAGGACACTGGAGAGGTGAGGATCCTCAAGTACGTGGTGTTGAGCGACTGTGGAAACATGATCAACCCGGCCCTGGTGGACGGACAACTGACGGGGGGAACTGTGATGGGCCTGGGAGCAGCCCTATCTGAGAAGGTGACATACGACGGTGAGGGAATTCCAATGGGGACCAATTTCTCTGACTACAGGATACCCCGGGCCGCGGAGGTACCGAGACTTTCCCTTATTCACCAGGTGAGTCCCTCTCCCTTCACTCCCCTAGGAACCAAGGGAGTAGCCGAGGGAGGGCAACCGTCCCACCAGCGGCCCTCATTAATGCCGTGGAGGATGCGTTGGGGACGAGCTTCGACAGAGTGGAGATTCCCCTCACCCGCGAACAGGTCCTGGCCCTGCTGGAGAAGTCGAAGTCCAGACGGTAGACTCTAGAGGTTTTCAGGACGGAGTTGGGACAGCTGCCCTGGCCCTGAGGAAGCGGGACAGGGAGTACGGGAACCTCCCATGTGGTGCAGCAGGTGGGGATTCTACGAGGCAAGGAAGAGGTTCCTGAAGGGACAGGCACGTTTCCCTAGGGAGAAGAAGTCGCACGAGTACTACGGCTTAGTGTACTCCCAGAAAGGTTGGAAGGTCCTGGAGGTGAGGACTAAGAACAGGAAGAAGTAGATGTCTCTTCGCCTCTCCCACCTCGGTACCTTCGATGTGGTGCACAGGGACTTCCCAGGTAAGGTGAGAAAGGTGTTCTTAACCTTGATCGTCGATAGCGAGTTCCCACACCCCTGAGGACCGACAGGGTAGCGGCCTCGGAAGTGGAGGTGGAGAAGCTACTCGCCGTGTCTTATGGAGAGTACTTCCCCAACCCTAGGCCGTACTAGAGGGCCTTGGAGAAGGTCAGTGAACTTCACAGATTCCCCTCCAGGAAGAGGTTCCCCTCCAGGAACTGGTTCAGGGCCGAGATCGAGCTAGCAAGGGCACACGAACACCTCGGGAACTCCAGGGAGGATCTCTAGACGAAGCTTGGGAGGAGGCTCGCAGAACTGGGGCGTCTTAGTCGAGAAGGACATTCAGGTCAAACGACTGGTTGACAAGTCCCTCTGGAAGCTGAAGAGGAGGCTGCGCGACGTGCCCCTACACTAGCTTAGATCGGTGCAGGAGTACTAGGTGGAGAAGTAGGTTAAGGGGTTGATGCTGGTCGACCCAAAGTAAAACCTTCGATGTTCAATTGCGGCCACGTCAGGGAAAACTTAATCCTGTCTGACCGTACCTTCACCTGTCCCAGGTGTTTTTGGGTGGCAGACCAAGACTACAAGGCGTCCTTACACCTCAGGAGATCTGGACGCCCTCTCCCGTGGAGCCCTTTACCCGTTGGGCAAGGTTGGGCCACGAAGCAAGAAGCCCCGTCCGCGAGGGCGGGGTAAGCTCAAATTCTTCGAGTTCTCCACTGCTCCGTGGAAATAAGGGAACTTCAAGGTAGGCTAAGAGAGATGTACTACGAGAAGGACGAAGTCAGGGGAGTTTTCGCCACATTCACATGGCTTGTTGAGGAGGTCGGAGAATTGGCGGAGGCGCTATTGGAAGGTGACGAGGCACAAGTTGAGGAGGAGTTGGCGGACGTTGTGGCGTGGACCTTCTCAATAGCTTCCTTGAAGGGTGTGGACGTAGAGGATGCGTTGAGACGTAAGTATGGGCTGTGATCGTTAAATAGTTAAAAATTAAAGCTAGAAGAATCCCACACCTTCGATTTTTTATGAAGGTAGGCTCGATGTTTTACCTGAACGCGTCTAGGGTCTGTAGGAGCGCGGCCGCGGGAATAATAATGATAGTTTACCCGTATCTCATGCTTAAGGGCCTTCACGTCAGCGTAGTATTCCTAGGGCTGATCTACACCGCTGCGGCGCTCGCTACTGCCCTTCTAGGAGTTGCGTTAGGTTACGCCACTGACCTGTGGGGAAGGAAGGAGTCCCTAATCCTGGGTTCAATCCTTCTTCCGATCTCCTCGGCCCTACTACTCTTCGGTATAAACGTCCCGTTGACCGTGGCCGCGGCACTATTGGGTGGTATAAGCTCCACCGGCTCGATGGCAGGAGGAGGGGTGGGAGGTGCGGTGGCCCCGGTCCAGAGCTCAATCATAGCTGACCTCACTAAGAGGGAGGAGAGGACGGTTTACATAAGCCTCCTTTCGTTCATAGGAAATTTGGCCGCGTCGGCTGGCTTCGTGATAGGTGGGTTTATGACGGTGGAAGAGGCGCTCTACGGAGCCACGGTGCTTGGGATCCTCTCGGTACTTCTGGTCCTCCCAATGGATCTCCCGAAGATCAGGGCATCCTCCTTCAAGCTGAAGCACGGTGGAGTGGTAGGGAAATTCTCGATAACCGGACTCCTCAACGGCCTCTCTCAGGGTCTCGTTACTCCCTTCCTCATCCCGTTCTTCATTGTGGCCTACGACTTGAGTAGGAGCCAGATGGGGATCTACGGTACCATTGGAAGCCTGTTAGCCACATTCACCTTGTTGGTGGCTCCCCGCCTCGAGAGGTGGCTCGGCTTCCTCGGAACAGTGTACGTAACTCGAGGAGCCACTGTGTTGATGATGGGCGTTTTTCCCTTCGTGAGGGTCCTCTGGGGGTCCCTGCTCATCTACGTGTTGTACCCCTCCTTAAGGGTGGTGTCGATACCCGTGACTCAGAGCGCAATGATGGGAATGGTAGACGCCGACGAACGAGGGAGGATAAACGGGCTGAACCAGTCCTCTAGGTTGGGGTTCAGCGCCTTGGGAACAGCAGTCGCTACCCCGTTCTTCGACGGATCGCTCCTCTACCTCCCGTTCCTGGCCTACTCAGTTACTATGGCCTTTAACGTCTACCTCTACCGTAAGTTCTTCAGGGTGGGGGCAGGCGTTAAATCTCGGGAGGCCCACGTTCAGGAGTGAACCTGATAGGCGTCGGGGTGGTGGTCCTCACTTTCGCGCTCATTGCGGCCAGGAGGCTCCGGGTTCCACCGTGGGCCTCCATGCTCCTCGGAGGGGTACTGATGGTCGCACTGGGTGTGGAGACCTTCCAGCAGGCCCTGGAGGCGGTGGATCTCGACGTAGTCCTCTTTCTCTTCTCCCTCTTCTCCCTAGTCTCGGCGCTTGAGGTCTCCGGTTTCCTGAGGTTCCTAGCCTTCAAGTTAGTCTCCTCCTCCAAGGACCCGGGGAGGCTGCTTCTCTACACGCTCGTCTTCTCTTCCCTCTTGGCCTGTGTGGTGACCAACGACGGGGTGGCCTCAAGCTGGACCCCAGTCGTGCTCGACGCGGCGAGGTTCGGTGGGGTCGATTCCGTTCCGTTAATGTACTCCCTAGCCTTCGGGGTCACCATAGGTAGTACAATGATGCCCACAGGCAACCCCCAGAACCTCCTCATAGCTCTCAACTCAGGCCTCCCAGACCCCTTCGTAACCTTCCTCAGAGTCCTGTTCCTTCCTACCATGATCAACGTTATGGTCACTTACCTCTTCCTGAGGCTAATCTTCAGGAGGAAGGGCGGAATTGTTAAACTGGAGGAAGTGAAGGTGGAAGACAAGTTCACGGCCTATCTCGCCCTAGTTCTACTCATAGCTACCTTCTCAGCCTACTTCGTATTGGAGTTCGTCTCGTCCCCTGGACTGAACTACGTCTCCGCCTCCCTACTCTCCGCCTCCCTCCTCTACCTCTTGAGTGGAAAGCGGAGGCAGGTCGTGAGGAACTTGGACTGGTCGACCATCGTGTTCTTCGTGGGGCTCTTCATGTTCACTCGAGGAGTACTCAACTCGGGCGTAGTGAACGCGGTGTTCAACCTCTTCCCGTCTCCAGCCTCGATCCCATCAATAATGGTCATAAGTGTCCTCCTCAGCCAGGTGGTGAGCAACGTTCCGCTTGTCGCGCTTTACATCCCCGTTATAGCTTCCCTCCACCCGGGGGCTCAGCAGTGGATAGCCCTGGCCGTCGGAAGCACGATAGCCGGCAACGTCACTCTCTTGGGGGCCGCGAGTAACGTCATAATATCCGAGGGAGCAGAGGCGCGGGGAGAGAGGGGGTTCGACTTCCTCCAGTTCATGAAGTACGGCGTTCCCCTGACGCTAGTCAACTTGGCCGTCTACTACCCGTTCTTGGTGCTCAAACTCTAAAGCTCACACTCATCACTGAGAGCGTGAATGCCTGGGACAAGTTCGTGTTCAGGCTCATGGAGAACTTGGCGGCTCCCTACTCCATCCTTTCGAGGGTCCTGCCTCAGGTGGTAGTCCTAGTGGTGATAGTCTACATCTCGAGCTCGGTCTACGTGTACTATCAGCACCTGGACTGGATATCCGCGGTGTACGCTGGAGTGAGCTTAGTGACCACCATAGGGCTCTATTCTCCCGACCTCAATTCAATGCCTGTGACCGAAAAGGTTGTGCTCATAGCTATCATGGCCACATCAGTTGCCACCTACGCCAGCGTTTTTACTGGGGTGGTGTCAGTCGTATCGAAGAGGTACCTCTGGGTTGACGCACGCGGGAGGTGGAGGGGTTCACACTTGAAGGGTCACGTGGTTATTGTAGGTAACTCGATGGAGATATTGGAGGCAGCTAGGAAACTCGACAGTTTGGGGGAGGAGTACGTTGTCCTCACCAACGACCAAGAGCTGGCATCGAGGTTGGGGAGGGACGACGTGATAATAGGGGATCCGACTCGAGACGAGGACCTGAGGGCCGCCGGAGTTCAGAGCGCTAAGAGCGCAGTAGTCATGATGACGGAGGACAACGAGAGCCTCTTAGTTACGCTCAGGATACAGAAGCTTAATCCACCCCTGAGGGTGGTTGTGGGAGTCAAGGAAGACACGATGAAGGACGTGTTCGAGACCGCAGGGGCCGACTTGGTCTTCTCGATTAGGCGCATGGCGGGGAGGATAATGGCCTCCGCAGCGGTCTCGGGAAATGTCGGAGGTTACATGCTCGACGCTTCAGGTCTAGGCGAGATGTCCATAGGTGTATTCTACGTAGAGAGGGGTTCCAAGATGGACGGCTCACCTCTGTCCAAGGTACCAGAAGGAGTCATCCCCATCCTCATCGTAAGGGACGGGAAGCTGAACCCCTACTTCACCAAGGAGACTGAGGTCAGGGCCGGGGACACCTTGGTCGTGCTCGGAGACCCTAAGAACTTCCCCAGGGTGAAGGAGGCCACGCGCGGGGGATAGTGTCGCCTTTTTAGCCGCTAGACTCGAACTGAATACATGAGGCAGATAGACGCTCTTAAGTCTCCCAGGTTCGCACAGATATCTACCTTCGCAAGGTTACCGAGATGTTCGGATCCCTCAGAGGGAGCAGTGTTCGTAGGGGTCCCCTTCGACGACGCCACCACCTACAGGCCGGGGGCTAGGTTCGGTCCGTCGGGCATAAGAGACGGATCGAGGTTACTGCGCCCCTACAACCCGTTCCTGGAGGTTTACCCGTTCGATGAGCTTAACGCCTGTGACGCCGGGGACGTGGACACGGTCCCGGGACA
Protein-coding regions in this window:
- a CDS encoding MazG nucleotide pyrophosphohydrolase domain-containing protein; the encoded protein is MEIRELQGRLREMYYEKDEVRGVFATFTWLVEEVGELAEALLEGDEAQVEEELADVVAWTFSIASLKGVDVEDALRRKYGL
- a CDS encoding class I SAM-dependent methyltransferase, translating into MHRHNEEEMAKILLSPERRKFEDPELFLPSLLRGGEVIAELGCGPGYYCRYLVKYASTLYCVDRSAKFVHMVSDLSPKVVALNEDSSRTSIPSASVDVVFLANSFHDMDREAAYKEVLRILRSGGKVIVVDWRRDSPVGPPQAIRMSKEDYLRHFRDLKLEREFEVGPYHYGLVFVKTM
- a CDS encoding MFS transporter, which produces MKVGSMFYLNASRVCRSAAAGIIMIVYPYLMLKGLHVSVVFLGLIYTAAALATALLGVALGYATDLWGRKESLILGSILLPISSALLLFGINVPLTVAAALLGGISSTGSMAGGGVGGAVAPVQSSIIADLTKREERTVYISLLSFIGNLAASAGFVIGGFMTVEEALYGATVLGILSVLLVLPMDLPKIRASSFKLKHGGVVGKFSITGLLNGLSQGLVTPFLIPFFIVAYDLSRSQMGIYGTIGSLLATFTLLVAPRLERWLGFLGTVYVTRGATVLMMGVFPFVRVLWGSLLIYVLYPSLRVVSIPVTQSAMMGMVDADERGRINGLNQSSRLGFSALGTAVATPFFDGSLLYLPFLAYSVTMAFNVYLYRKFFRVGAGVKSREAHVQE
- a CDS encoding potassium channel family protein, whose translation is MNAWDKFVFRLMENLAAPYSILSRVLPQVVVLVVIVYISSSVYVYYQHLDWISAVYAGVSLVTTIGLYSPDLNSMPVTEKVVLIAIMATSVATYASVFTGVVSVVSKRYLWVDARGRWRGSHLKGHVVIVGNSMEILEAARKLDSLGEEYVVLTNDQELASRLGRDDVIIGDPTRDEDLRAAGVQSAKSAVVMMTEDNESLLVTLRIQKLNPPLRVVVGVKEDTMKDVFETAGADLVFSIRRMAGRIMASAAVSGNVGGYMLDASGLGEMSIGVFYVERGSKMDGSPLSKVPEGVIPILIVRDGKLNPYFTKETEVRAGDTLVVLGDPKNFPRVKEATRGG
- a CDS encoding SLC13 family permease; this encodes MNLIGVGVVVLTFALIAARRLRVPPWASMLLGGVLMVALGVETFQQALEAVDLDVVLFLFSLFSLVSALEVSGFLRFLAFKLVSSSKDPGRLLLYTLVFSSLLACVVTNDGVASSWTPVVLDAARFGGVDSVPLMYSLAFGVTIGSTMMPTGNPQNLLIALNSGLPDPFVTFLRVLFLPTMINVMVTYLFLRLIFRRKGGIVKLEEVKVEDKFTAYLALVLLIATFSAYFVLEFVSSPGLNYVSASLLSASLLYLLSGKRRQVVRNLDWSTIVFFVGLFMFTRGVLNSGVVNAVFNLFPSPASIPSIMVISVLLSQVVSNVPLVALYIPVIASLHPGAQQWIALAVGSTIAGNVTLLGAASNVIISEGAEARGERGFDFLQFMKYGVPLTLVNLAVYYPFLVLKL
- a CDS encoding rhodanese-like domain-containing protein — translated: MVVENTYTPYYNHIVYSYPSDVRRLWKQGKVLMLDIRTPQEYVAHHVPGSVLIPMDYLEELSHYFSDKEVAVICEHGNRAYYATFGMPHLYRRRAYYLAGGLQAWMYMGYEVVRGLDEGAKVWKELLNSQSVRSRA
- a CDS encoding acyl-CoA dehydrogenase family protein; amino-acid sequence: MTLPFSPQDFKVELREEHELLRQSVRELCESRVRPYVEKGEREMAIPPEVRKAVVDAGLMGLNIKPDYGGQGGDLLSQAIVTEEISRVWPSLSTHVFIHWLFSTTLQLFASERLRSEHLPEVASGRAVVAFANTEPSGGSDVAGMRTTARKVGSHYVINGRKTFVTNGGIADRLLVTARTSQGERRWMGISMFLASREHGFKVEGRIETSGVRASNTAQLLFEDVRVPEGNLVGEEGNGFKQTMLAFDYSRVSVAAQGVGLAQAALEASLSYSSQREAFGQPVASFQMVQERLADAMAEVAAARLLTYFAASLLDRGNLQDGVVAASMAKFYATEVAERAASRAIEVHGGYGVSTPVERLLRDSQILKTYEGTNMIQRLTVVRQVMKSKFGVNVR